In a genomic window of Homo sapiens chromosome 22, GRCh38.p14 Primary Assembly:
- the IL17RA gene encoding interleukin-17 receptor A isoform 2 precursor (isoform 2 precursor is encoded by transcript variant 2): protein MGAARSPPSAVPGPLLGLLLLLLGVLAPGGASLRLLDHRALVCSQPGLNCTVKNSTCLDDSWIHPRNLTPSSPKDLQIQLHFAHTQQGDLFPVAHIEWTLQTDASILYLEGAELSVLQLNTNERLCVRFEFLSKLRHHHRRWRFTFSHFVVDPDQEYEVTVHHLPKPIPDGDPNHQSKNFLVPDCEHARMKVTTPCMSSGSLWDPNITVETLEAHQLRVSFTLWNESTHYQILLTSFPHMENHSCFEHMHHIPAPRPEEFHQRSNVTLTLRNLKGCCRHQVQIQPFFSSCLNDCLRHSATVSCPEMPDTPEPIPGPGSEKYSDDTKYTDGLPAADLIPPPLKPRKVWIIYSADHPLYVDVVLKFAQFLLTACGTEVALDLLEEQAISEAGVMTWVGRQKQEMVESNSKIIVLCSRGTRAKWQALLGRGAPVRLRCDHGKPVGDLFTAAMNMILPDFKRPACFGTYVVCYFSEVSCDGDVPDLFGAAPRYPLMDRFEEVYFRIQDLEMFQPGRMHRVGELSGDNYLRSPGGRQLRAALDRFRDWQVRCPDWFECENLYSADDQDAPSLDEEVFEEPLLPPGTGIVKRAPLVREPGSQACLAIDPLVGEEGGAAVAKLEPHLQPRGQPAPQPLHTLVLAAEEGALVAAVEPGPLADGAAVRLALAGEGEACPLLGSPGAGRNSVLFLPVDPEDSPLGSSTPMASPDLLPEDVREHLEGLMLSLFEQSLSCQAQGGCSRPAMVLTDPHTPYEEEQRQSVQSDQGYISRSSPQPPEGLTEMEEEEEEEQDPGKPALPLSPEDLESLRSLQRQLLFRQLQKNSGWDTMGSESEGPSA from the exons GGGCTAAACTGCACGGTCAAGAATA GTACCTGCCTGGATGACAGCTGGATTCACCCTCGAAACCTGACCCCCTCCTCCCCAAAGGACCTGCAGATCCAGCTGCACTTTGCCCACACCCAACAAGGAGACCTGTTCCCCGTGGCTCACATCGAATGGACACTGCAGACAGACG CCAGCATCCTGTACCTCGAGGGTGCAGAGTTATCTGTCCTGCAGCTGAACACCAATGAACGTTTGTGCGTCAGGTTTGAGTTTCTGTCCAAACTGAGGCATCACCACAGGCGG TGGCGTTTTACCTTCAGCCACTTTGTGGTTGACCCTGACCAGGAATATGAGGTGACCGTTCACCACCTGCCCAAGCCCATCCCTGATGGGGACCCAAACCACCAGTCCAAGAATTTCCTTGTGCCTG ACTGTGAGCACGCCAGGATGAAGGTAACCACGCCATGCATGAGCTCAG GCAGCCTGTGGGACCCCAACATCACCGTGGAGACCCTGGAGGCCCACCAGCTGCGTGTGAGCTTCACCCTGTGGAACGAATCTACCCATTACCAGATCCTGCTGACCAGTTTTCCGCACATGGAGAACCACAGTTGCTTTGAGCACATGCACCACATACCTGCG CCCAGACCAGAAGAGTTCCACCAGCGATCCAACGTCACACTCACTCTACGCAACCTTAAAGGGTGCTGTCGCCACCAAGTGCAG ATCCAGCCCTTCTTCAGCAGCTGCCTCAATGACTGCCTCAGACACTCCGCGACTGTTTCCTGCCCAGAAATGCCAGACACTCCAG AACCAATTCCGG ggCCTGGAAGTGAAAAATACAGTGATGACACCAAATACACCG ATGGCCTGCCTGCGGCTGACCTGATCCCCCCACCGCTGAAGCCCAGGAAGGTCTGGATCATCTACTCAGCCGACCACCCCCTCTACGTGGACGTGGTCCTGAAATTCGCCCAGTTCCTGCTCACCGCCTGCGGCACGGAAGTGGCCCTGGACCTGCTGGAAGAGCAGGCCATCTCGGAGGCAGGAGTCATGACCTGGGTGGGCCGTCAGAAGCAGGAGATGGTGGAGAGCAACTCTAAGATCATCGTCCTGTGCTCCCGCGGCACGCGCGCCAAGTGGCAGGCGCTCCTGGGCCGGGGGGCGCCTGTGCGGCTGCGCTGCGACCACGGAAAGCCCGTGGGGGACCTGTTCACTGCAGCCATGAACATGATCCTCCCGGACTTCAAGAGGCCAGCCTGCTTCGGCACCTACGTAGTCTGCTACTTCAGCGAGGTCAGCTGTGACGGCGACGTCCCCGACCTGTTCGGCGCGGCGCCGCGGTACCCGCTCATGGACAGGTTCGAGGAGGTGTACTTCCGCATCCAGGACCTGGAGATGTTCCAGCCGGGCCGCATGCACCGCGTAGGGGAGCTGTCGGGGGACAACTACCTGCGGAGCCCGGGCGGCAGGCAGCTCCGCGCCGCCCTGGACAGGTTCCGGGACTGGCAGGTCCGCTGTCCCGACTGGTTCGAATGTGAGAACCTCTACTCAGCAGATGACCAGGATGCCCCGTCCCTGGACGAAGAGGTGTTTGAGGAGCCACTGCTGCCTCCGGGAACCGGCATCGTGAAGCGGGCGCCCCTGGTGCGCGAGCCTGGCTCCCAGGCCTGCCTGGCCATAGACCCGCTGGTcggggaggaaggaggagcagCAGTGGCAAAGCTGGAACCTCACCTGCAGCCCCGGGGTCAGCCAGCGCCGCAGCCCCTCCACACCCTGGTGCTCGCCGCAGAGGAGGGGGCCCTGGTGGCCGCGGTGGAGCCTGGGCCCCTGGCTGACGGTGCCGCAGTCCGGCTGGCACTGGCGGGGGAGGGCGAGGCCTGCCCGCTGCTGGGCAGCCCGGGCGCTGGGCGAAATAGCGTCCTCTTCCTCCCCGTGGACCCCGAGGACTCGCCCCTTGGCAGCAGCACCCCCATGGCGTCTCCTGACCTCCTTCCAGAGGACGTGAGGGAGCACCTCGAAGGCTTGATGCTCTCGCTCTTCGAGCAGAGTCTGAGCTGCCAGGCCCAGGGGGGCTGCAGTAGACCCGCCATGGTCCTCACAGACCCACACACGCCCTACGAGGAGGAGCAGCGGCAGTCAGTGCAGTCTGACCAGGGCTACATCTCCAGGAGCTCCCCGCAGCCCCCCGAGGGACTCACGGaaatggaggaagaggaggaagaggagcaggacCCAGGGAAGCCGGCCCTGCCACTCTCTCCCGAGGACCTGGAGAGCCTGAGGAGCCTCCAGCGGCAGCTGCTTTTCCGCCAGCTGCAGAAGAACTCGGGCTGGGACACGATGGGGTCAGAGTCAGAGGGGCCCAGTGCATGA
- the IL17RA gene encoding interleukin-17 receptor A isoform 1 precursor (isoform 1 precursor is encoded by transcript variant 1) codes for MGAARSPPSAVPGPLLGLLLLLLGVLAPGGASLRLLDHRALVCSQPGLNCTVKNSTCLDDSWIHPRNLTPSSPKDLQIQLHFAHTQQGDLFPVAHIEWTLQTDASILYLEGAELSVLQLNTNERLCVRFEFLSKLRHHHRRWRFTFSHFVVDPDQEYEVTVHHLPKPIPDGDPNHQSKNFLVPDCEHARMKVTTPCMSSGSLWDPNITVETLEAHQLRVSFTLWNESTHYQILLTSFPHMENHSCFEHMHHIPAPRPEEFHQRSNVTLTLRNLKGCCRHQVQIQPFFSSCLNDCLRHSATVSCPEMPDTPEPIPDYMPLWVYWFITGISILLVGSVILLIVCMTWRLAGPGSEKYSDDTKYTDGLPAADLIPPPLKPRKVWIIYSADHPLYVDVVLKFAQFLLTACGTEVALDLLEEQAISEAGVMTWVGRQKQEMVESNSKIIVLCSRGTRAKWQALLGRGAPVRLRCDHGKPVGDLFTAAMNMILPDFKRPACFGTYVVCYFSEVSCDGDVPDLFGAAPRYPLMDRFEEVYFRIQDLEMFQPGRMHRVGELSGDNYLRSPGGRQLRAALDRFRDWQVRCPDWFECENLYSADDQDAPSLDEEVFEEPLLPPGTGIVKRAPLVREPGSQACLAIDPLVGEEGGAAVAKLEPHLQPRGQPAPQPLHTLVLAAEEGALVAAVEPGPLADGAAVRLALAGEGEACPLLGSPGAGRNSVLFLPVDPEDSPLGSSTPMASPDLLPEDVREHLEGLMLSLFEQSLSCQAQGGCSRPAMVLTDPHTPYEEEQRQSVQSDQGYISRSSPQPPEGLTEMEEEEEEEQDPGKPALPLSPEDLESLRSLQRQLLFRQLQKNSGWDTMGSESEGPSA; via the exons GGGCTAAACTGCACGGTCAAGAATA GTACCTGCCTGGATGACAGCTGGATTCACCCTCGAAACCTGACCCCCTCCTCCCCAAAGGACCTGCAGATCCAGCTGCACTTTGCCCACACCCAACAAGGAGACCTGTTCCCCGTGGCTCACATCGAATGGACACTGCAGACAGACG CCAGCATCCTGTACCTCGAGGGTGCAGAGTTATCTGTCCTGCAGCTGAACACCAATGAACGTTTGTGCGTCAGGTTTGAGTTTCTGTCCAAACTGAGGCATCACCACAGGCGG TGGCGTTTTACCTTCAGCCACTTTGTGGTTGACCCTGACCAGGAATATGAGGTGACCGTTCACCACCTGCCCAAGCCCATCCCTGATGGGGACCCAAACCACCAGTCCAAGAATTTCCTTGTGCCTG ACTGTGAGCACGCCAGGATGAAGGTAACCACGCCATGCATGAGCTCAG GCAGCCTGTGGGACCCCAACATCACCGTGGAGACCCTGGAGGCCCACCAGCTGCGTGTGAGCTTCACCCTGTGGAACGAATCTACCCATTACCAGATCCTGCTGACCAGTTTTCCGCACATGGAGAACCACAGTTGCTTTGAGCACATGCACCACATACCTGCG CCCAGACCAGAAGAGTTCCACCAGCGATCCAACGTCACACTCACTCTACGCAACCTTAAAGGGTGCTGTCGCCACCAAGTGCAG ATCCAGCCCTTCTTCAGCAGCTGCCTCAATGACTGCCTCAGACACTCCGCGACTGTTTCCTGCCCAGAAATGCCAGACACTCCAG AACCAATTCCGG ACTACATGCCCCTGTGGGTGTACTGGTTCATCACGGGCATCTCCATCCTGCTGGTGGGCTCCGTCATCCTGCTCATCGTCTGCATGACCTGGAGGCTAGCTG ggCCTGGAAGTGAAAAATACAGTGATGACACCAAATACACCG ATGGCCTGCCTGCGGCTGACCTGATCCCCCCACCGCTGAAGCCCAGGAAGGTCTGGATCATCTACTCAGCCGACCACCCCCTCTACGTGGACGTGGTCCTGAAATTCGCCCAGTTCCTGCTCACCGCCTGCGGCACGGAAGTGGCCCTGGACCTGCTGGAAGAGCAGGCCATCTCGGAGGCAGGAGTCATGACCTGGGTGGGCCGTCAGAAGCAGGAGATGGTGGAGAGCAACTCTAAGATCATCGTCCTGTGCTCCCGCGGCACGCGCGCCAAGTGGCAGGCGCTCCTGGGCCGGGGGGCGCCTGTGCGGCTGCGCTGCGACCACGGAAAGCCCGTGGGGGACCTGTTCACTGCAGCCATGAACATGATCCTCCCGGACTTCAAGAGGCCAGCCTGCTTCGGCACCTACGTAGTCTGCTACTTCAGCGAGGTCAGCTGTGACGGCGACGTCCCCGACCTGTTCGGCGCGGCGCCGCGGTACCCGCTCATGGACAGGTTCGAGGAGGTGTACTTCCGCATCCAGGACCTGGAGATGTTCCAGCCGGGCCGCATGCACCGCGTAGGGGAGCTGTCGGGGGACAACTACCTGCGGAGCCCGGGCGGCAGGCAGCTCCGCGCCGCCCTGGACAGGTTCCGGGACTGGCAGGTCCGCTGTCCCGACTGGTTCGAATGTGAGAACCTCTACTCAGCAGATGACCAGGATGCCCCGTCCCTGGACGAAGAGGTGTTTGAGGAGCCACTGCTGCCTCCGGGAACCGGCATCGTGAAGCGGGCGCCCCTGGTGCGCGAGCCTGGCTCCCAGGCCTGCCTGGCCATAGACCCGCTGGTcggggaggaaggaggagcagCAGTGGCAAAGCTGGAACCTCACCTGCAGCCCCGGGGTCAGCCAGCGCCGCAGCCCCTCCACACCCTGGTGCTCGCCGCAGAGGAGGGGGCCCTGGTGGCCGCGGTGGAGCCTGGGCCCCTGGCTGACGGTGCCGCAGTCCGGCTGGCACTGGCGGGGGAGGGCGAGGCCTGCCCGCTGCTGGGCAGCCCGGGCGCTGGGCGAAATAGCGTCCTCTTCCTCCCCGTGGACCCCGAGGACTCGCCCCTTGGCAGCAGCACCCCCATGGCGTCTCCTGACCTCCTTCCAGAGGACGTGAGGGAGCACCTCGAAGGCTTGATGCTCTCGCTCTTCGAGCAGAGTCTGAGCTGCCAGGCCCAGGGGGGCTGCAGTAGACCCGCCATGGTCCTCACAGACCCACACACGCCCTACGAGGAGGAGCAGCGGCAGTCAGTGCAGTCTGACCAGGGCTACATCTCCAGGAGCTCCCCGCAGCCCCCCGAGGGACTCACGGaaatggaggaagaggaggaagaggagcaggacCCAGGGAAGCCGGCCCTGCCACTCTCTCCCGAGGACCTGGAGAGCCTGAGGAGCCTCCAGCGGCAGCTGCTTTTCCGCCAGCTGCAGAAGAACTCGGGCTGGGACACGATGGGGTCAGAGTCAGAGGGGCCCAGTGCATGA
- the TMEM121B gene encoding transmembrane protein 121B isoform b (isoform b is encoded by transcript variant 2): protein MALSVPLLYSLVRAISEAGAPPGSAGPLLLQPQRHRAAGCFLGTCLDLLDSFTLVELMLEGRVPLPAHLRYLLIAVYFLTLASPVLWLYELNAAAAAAASWGQASGPGSCSRLLRLLGGCLVDVPLLALRCLLVVSYQQPLSIFMLKNLFFLGCRGLEALEGCWDRGNRASPSRARGGYGAPPSAPPPPPPPPQGGSQLGHCISENEGGAHGYVNTLAVASQN, encoded by the coding sequence ATGGCGCTGTCGGTGCCCCTGCTCTACAGCTTGGTGCGGGCCATCAGCGAGGCGGGCGCGCCCCCGGGATCGGCAGGACCCCTGCTGCTGCAGCCCCAGCGGCACCGCGCGGCCGGATGCTTCCTGGGCACGTGCTTGGACCTGCTCGACAGCTTCACGCTGGTGGAGCTGATGCTGGAGGGCCGCGTGCCGCTGCCCGCGCACCTGCGCTACCTGCTTATCGCCGTCTACTTCCTCACCCTCGCCTCGCCGGTGCTCTGGCTCTACGAGCTCAACGCCGCGGCCGCAGCGGCTGCATCCTGGGGCCAGGCCTCCGGGCCTGGCAGCTGCAGCCGCCTTCTGCGCCTGCTGGGCGGCTGCCTGGTGGACGTGCCCTTGCTGGCGCTGCGCTGCCTCCTGGTGGTCAGCTACCAGCAGCCCCTCTCCATCTTCATGCTCAAGAACCTCTTCTTCCTCGGCTGCCGGGGCCTGGAGGCCCTGGAGGGCTGCTGGGACCGGGGCAATCGGGCCTCCCCGAGTCGGGCCAGAGGGGGCTACGGTGCTCCGCCCTCCGCCCCTCCACCACCTCCGCCACCACCTCAGGGAGGCTCCCAGCTGGGCCACTGCATCTCGGAGAACGAGGGGGGTGCTCATGGCTATGTCAACACCCTGGCTGTGGCCTCTCAGAATTGA
- the TMEM121B gene encoding transmembrane protein 121B isoform X1 has translation MRPALGHPRSVSSASGSFPPPPAAARLQPLFLRGGSFRGRRGSGDSSTSTSTSRGGGGGRRGGGGGSPSSSTGAEREDDDESLSVSKPLVPNAALLGPPAQVGAPAGPAPVAFSSSAATSSSTSTPTSSCSMTAADFGGGAAAGAVGGPGSRSAGGAGGTGTGSGASCCPCCCCCGCPDRPGRRGRRRGCAPSPRCRWGYQALSVVLLLAQGGLLDLYLIAVTDLYWCSWIATDLVVVVGWAIFFAKNSRGRRGGAASGAHNHHLHHHHAAPPLHLPAPSAATAGAKARGARGGAGGAGGGLGAAAAAGEFAFAYLAWLIYSIAFTPKVVLILGTSILDLIELRAPFGTTGFRLTMALSVPLLYSLVRAISEAGAPPGSAGPLLLQPQRHRAAGCFLGTCLDLLDSFTLVELMLEGRVPLPAHLRYLLIAVYFLTLASPVLWLYELNAAAAAAASWGQASGPGSCSRLLRLLGGCLVDVPLLALRCLLVVSYQQPLSIFMLKNLFFLGCRGLEALEGCWDRGNRASPSRARGGYGAPPSAPPPPPPPPQGGSQLGHCISENEGGAHGYVNTLAVASQN, from the coding sequence ATGCGCCCGGCGCTCGGCCACCCTCGCTCGGTCTCCTCCGCGTCCGGTTCCTTCCCGCCGCCCCCGGCAGCCGCCCGGCTGCAGCCCCTCTTCCTCCGCGGGGGCTCCTTCCGCGGCCGGAGAGGCTCCGGCGACAGcagcaccagcaccagcaccagcCGCGGGGGAGGCGGCGGCAGACGCGGCGGGGGCGGCGGCTCCCCGAGCAGCAGCACGGGCGCCGAGCGCGAGGACGACGACGAGAGCCTCAGCGTCAGCAAGCCGCTGGTGCCCAACGCCGCGCTCCTGGGGCCGCCGGCTCAGGTGGGCGCCCCCGCCGGCCCCGCGCCTGTCGCCTTCTCCTCCTCAGcggccacctcctcctccacctccacgCCCACCTCCTCCTGCAGCATGACAGCCGCGGACTTCGGCGGGGGCGCCGCGGCCGGGGCCGTCGGGGGCCCCGGGAGCCGCTCGGCGGGGGGCGCGGGCGGCACCGGGACCGGCAGCGGCGCCTCCTGCTGCCCGTGTTGCTGCTGCTGCGGCTGCCCAGACCGCCCCGGCCGCAGAGGTCGGCGCCGCGGCTGCGCCCCCAGTCCCAGGTGCCGCTGGGGCTACCAGGCGCTGTCCGTGGTGCTGCTGCTGGCGCAGGGCGGCCTGCTGGACCTGTACCTCATCGCCGTCACCGACCTGTACTGGTGCTCCTGGATCGCCACTGacctggtggtggtggtgggctggGCCATCTTCTTCGCCAAGAACAGCCGGGGCCGTCGGGGCGGCGCAGCCAGCGGCGCGCACAACCACCACCTGCACCACCACCACGCCGCGCCGCCCCTGCATCTGCCCGCCCCCTCGGCCGCTACCGCTGGGGCCAAGGCACGCGGAGCCCGCGGGGGCGCCGGCGGCGCGGGGGGCGGCCTGGGGGCGGCCGCGGCAGCGGGCGAGTTCGCCTTCGCCTACCTGGCCTGGCTTATCTACTCCATCGCCTTCACTCCCAAGGTGGTGCTGATCCTGGGCACGTCCATCCTAGACCTCATCGAGCTACGCGCGCCCTTCGGCACCACGGGCTTCCGTCTCACCATGGCGCTGTCGGTGCCCCTGCTCTACAGCTTGGTGCGGGCCATCAGCGAGGCGGGCGCGCCCCCGGGATCGGCAGGACCCCTGCTGCTGCAGCCCCAGCGGCACCGCGCGGCCGGATGCTTCCTGGGCACGTGCTTGGACCTGCTCGACAGCTTCACGCTGGTGGAGCTGATGCTGGAGGGCCGCGTGCCGCTGCCCGCGCACCTGCGCTACCTGCTTATCGCCGTCTACTTCCTCACCCTCGCCTCGCCGGTGCTCTGGCTCTACGAGCTCAACGCCGCGGCCGCAGCGGCTGCATCCTGGGGCCAGGCCTCCGGGCCTGGCAGCTGCAGCCGCCTTCTGCGCCTGCTGGGCGGCTGCCTGGTGGACGTGCCCTTGCTGGCGCTGCGCTGCCTCCTGGTGGTCAGCTACCAGCAGCCCCTCTCCATCTTCATGCTCAAGAACCTCTTCTTCCTCGGCTGCCGGGGCCTGGAGGCCCTGGAGGGCTGCTGGGACCGGGGCAATCGGGCCTCCCCGAGTCGGGCCAGAGGGGGCTACGGTGCTCCGCCCTCCGCCCCTCCACCACCTCCGCCACCACCTCAGGGAGGCTCCCAGCTGGGCCACTGCATCTCGGAGAACGAGGGGGGTGCTCATGGCTATGTCAACACCCTGGCTGTGGCCTCTCAGAATTGA